In the Corynebacterium suedekumii genome, one interval contains:
- a CDS encoding response regulator transcription factor, giving the protein MTTILIVEDEESLADPLAFLLRKEGFEVITAGDGQTALVEFERNDVDIVLLDLMLPGMSGTDVCKQLRATSTVPVIMVTARDSEIDKVVGLELGADDYVTKPYSSRELIARIRAVLRRGADPDVVFDDVEEQILTGGRVTMDVERHTVTVAGEPVPMPLKEFDLLEYLLRNAGRVLTRGQLIDRIWGADYVGDTKTLDVHVKRLRSKIEEEPSRPKQLVTVRGLGYKFEA; this is encoded by the coding sequence ATGACGACCATTCTCATCGTCGAGGACGAGGAATCCCTCGCCGATCCGCTGGCGTTCTTGCTGCGCAAGGAGGGCTTCGAGGTCATCACCGCCGGTGACGGCCAGACCGCCCTCGTGGAGTTCGAACGCAATGACGTGGACATCGTCCTCCTCGATCTCATGCTCCCGGGCATGTCCGGCACCGACGTGTGCAAGCAGCTGCGTGCCACCTCCACCGTCCCCGTCATCATGGTCACCGCCCGTGACTCCGAGATCGACAAGGTCGTCGGCCTGGAACTCGGTGCCGACGACTACGTGACCAAGCCCTACTCCTCCCGCGAACTCATCGCCCGGATCCGGGCGGTCCTGCGTCGCGGCGCCGACCCGGACGTGGTGTTCGACGACGTCGAGGAGCAGATCCTCACCGGCGGCCGGGTGACCATGGACGTGGAACGCCACACCGTCACCGTCGCCGGAGAGCCCGTGCCCATGCCGCTCAAGGAGTTCGACCTGCTGGAGTACCTGCTCCGCAACGCCGGCCGGGTGCTCACCCGTGGCCAGCTCATCGACCGGATCTGGGGCGCGGACTACGTCGGCGACACCAAGACCCTCGACGTTCACGTCAAGCGCCTGCGGTCCAAGATCGAGGAAGAGCCCTCGCGCCCCAAGCAGCTGGTCACCGTCCGCGGCCTGGGGTACAAGTTCGAGGCCTGA
- a CDS encoding 30S ribosomal protein bS22, translated as MGSVIKKRRKRMSKKKHRKMLRRTRVQRRKLGK; from the coding sequence ATGGGTTCTGTCATCAAGAAGCGCCGCAAGCGCATGTCCAAGAAGAAGCACCGCAAGATGCTGCGCCGCACCCGCGTGCAGCGTCGTAAGCTGGGCAAGTAA
- a CDS encoding helix-turn-helix domain-containing protein — translation MANADKGTFLTVAEVAEIMRVSKMTVYRLVHSGDLPAVRVGRSFRVHEKAVNDYLDSSYYEVG, via the coding sequence ATGGCTAATGCAGACAAGGGAACGTTTCTGACGGTCGCGGAGGTCGCGGAGATCATGCGCGTCTCCAAGATGACCGTGTACCGGCTGGTCCACTCCGGTGACCTGCCGGCCGTGCGCGTGGGTCGCTCCTTCCGCGTCCACGAGAAGGCGGTCAACGACTACCTCGACTCCTCGTACTACGAGGTCGGGTAG
- a CDS encoding phosphoglyceromutase has product MTNGKLILLRHGQSKWNESNQFTGWVDVDLTEKGEVEAKRGGELLVEADLLPGVVYTSLLRRAIRTANIALNHADRHWIPVIRDWRLNERHYGALQGLNKAETKDKYGDEQFMAWRRSYDTPPPELADDAEYSQSDDVRYADLDTVPRTECLKDVVERFIPYYEQEILPRAKRGETVLIAAHGNSLRALVKHLDNISDEDIAALNIPTGIPLIYELDAEGTVVNPGGTYLDPEAAQAGAAAVAAQGGK; this is encoded by the coding sequence ATGACTAACGGAAAGCTGATTCTTCTGCGCCACGGGCAGAGCAAGTGGAACGAATCCAACCAGTTCACCGGCTGGGTCGACGTCGACCTCACCGAGAAGGGCGAGGTCGAGGCCAAGCGCGGCGGCGAGCTCCTCGTCGAGGCTGACCTGCTCCCCGGCGTGGTGTACACCTCCCTGCTGCGTCGTGCCATCCGCACCGCGAACATCGCCCTCAACCACGCGGACCGCCACTGGATTCCGGTCATCCGTGACTGGCGTCTCAACGAGCGCCACTACGGTGCCCTGCAGGGCCTGAACAAGGCCGAGACCAAGGACAAGTACGGCGACGAGCAGTTCATGGCCTGGCGCCGTTCCTACGACACCCCGCCGCCGGAGCTGGCCGATGACGCCGAGTACTCCCAGTCCGACGACGTCCGCTACGCCGACCTGGACACCGTCCCCCGCACCGAGTGCCTCAAGGACGTCGTCGAGCGGTTCATCCCGTACTACGAGCAGGAGATCCTGCCGCGCGCCAAGCGGGGCGAGACCGTCCTCATCGCCGCGCACGGCAACTCCCTGCGCGCCCTGGTCAAGCACCTGGACAACATCTCCGACGAGGACATCGCGGCCCTCAACATCCCCACCGGCATCCCGCTGATCTACGAGCTCGACGCCGAGGGCACCGTGGTCAACCCGGGTGGCACCTACCTCGATCCCGAGGCCGCCCAGGCCGGTGCCGCCGCTGTCGCGGCGCAGGGTGGCAAGTAG
- a CDS encoding sensor histidine kinase produces the protein MSSVLAFLLGVAVAGVALPAFGWARKRFARYRSTATLEDNQVTTISQVLHLAIQGSPTGVAVLDRGGEVILSNARAHDMNLVHDRSVNEQVWEVATVVLDDKESRTLDLTVTRRRTGSRVSSVRAFIKPLTLVDDRFVIVYGTDESENVRMESARRDFVANVSHELKTPVGGMALLAEALMEGVDDPEHVEYFGQRLHREAHRMADMINELISLSKLQGAEALPEMEPVSVDDVIAEAFSRNQVAADNADITLTKGNDSGVLVLGDRSLLVTAVSNLISNAINYSPQSVPVSVSQKIVDSDVVLIRVTDRGIGISPEDQKRVFERFFRVDKARSRSTGGTGLGLAIVKHVVANHNGNIKLWSRPGTGSTFTIELPIHHPEPDTDDTPVIGDDETQAAGPLRQAVTRVATRRKDKAS, from the coding sequence GTGTCCTCCGTCCTCGCCTTTCTGTTGGGCGTCGCCGTCGCCGGCGTCGCCCTTCCGGCGTTCGGCTGGGCGCGTAAACGCTTCGCGCGTTACCGGTCCACCGCCACGCTGGAGGACAACCAGGTCACCACGATCAGCCAGGTGCTCCACCTGGCGATCCAGGGCTCACCCACCGGCGTCGCCGTGCTCGACCGCGGCGGCGAGGTCATCCTCTCCAACGCCCGGGCCCACGACATGAACCTGGTCCACGACCGTTCGGTCAACGAGCAGGTCTGGGAGGTCGCCACCGTCGTCCTCGACGACAAGGAGAGCCGCACCCTCGACCTGACCGTCACACGACGCCGCACCGGCAGCCGGGTCTCCTCGGTCCGGGCGTTCATCAAACCGCTCACGCTCGTCGACGACCGCTTCGTCATCGTCTACGGCACCGACGAGAGCGAGAACGTCCGCATGGAGTCCGCCCGCCGCGACTTCGTGGCCAACGTCTCCCACGAGCTCAAGACCCCCGTCGGCGGCATGGCGCTGCTGGCGGAGGCACTCATGGAGGGCGTCGACGACCCGGAGCACGTCGAGTACTTCGGCCAGCGCCTCCACCGAGAGGCCCACCGCATGGCGGACATGATCAACGAACTGATCTCCCTGTCCAAACTGCAGGGTGCCGAGGCCCTGCCGGAGATGGAGCCGGTCTCCGTCGACGACGTCATCGCCGAGGCGTTCTCCCGCAACCAGGTGGCGGCCGACAACGCCGACATCACCCTCACCAAGGGCAACGACTCCGGTGTCCTCGTCCTCGGGGACCGGTCTCTCCTGGTCACCGCGGTCTCCAACCTCATCTCCAACGCCATCAACTACTCACCGCAGTCGGTGCCGGTGTCGGTGTCACAGAAGATCGTGGATTCCGACGTCGTCCTCATCCGCGTCACCGACCGGGGTATCGGCATCTCCCCGGAGGACCAGAAGCGCGTGTTCGAGCGCTTCTTCCGCGTCGACAAGGCCCGGTCCCGCTCCACCGGGGGCACCGGCCTGGGGCTGGCCATCGTCAAACATGTGGTGGCCAACCACAACGGTAATATCAAGTTGTGGTCCCGACCGGGGACCGGATCCACGTTCACCATCGAACTTCCGATACATCATCCCGAGCCTGACACGGACGACACGCCCGTCATCGGGGATGATGAGACTCAGGCAGCCGGACCGCTGCGGCAAGCGGTCACCCGGGTGGCCACACGTCGAAAGGACAAAGCATCATGA
- a CDS encoding ABC transporter permease: MLLTFISVVLGTAFISGSLLLTTALEKSFDSIIDAGVEGIDVGLVGSQTSPQGVPFTVLEEISSWPEVRAVNVIGDGPGTPTGTRAAGDSGIIVILPDGTPLQAGSSGAHPAAAHPPENTVGPVPDITDGAAPATPEEVLINSSAAERAGLNVGDAIQVITPAEQVTVTVSGIYDSPRDIAGWVGVMFTPERYLEMFTLNDYASQAVIAAAEDADPMTVRNRIGQTWPWLTPLLPEQIAERMSGSVVQQMEFVRYVLVIFGAIALLVGAFNIANTFAMVVGQRTREFALLRSIGVSTAQVAVSVIAEAALVGLVGSVVGIAVAFALVAALLGYFNTGAGELSHIDFQWTWQAVTIPLAFGVIITMAAAVAPARRAGMLPPVQAFDLSDARSSRAPRLTLLAAGVLGGVGAVPLAAAALITTINGITPSVEARLSLIAVGVVAMFTALALAGPTLVTAAGLTLGAALTLPLGAVGTLARRNSVRNPRRSAASALALALGVGLVACVGTIGSTTKASVFGIAESSVTSPFVLDSLAGSSLQGQPGSTSGLSLPPETRQRAEWTTGVEDAGTLMNVPLRANNWDHQTTTVLDADFTQFMSLGILQGTVGDASEPAVMISAEYADQTGLQVGDLIPLTAYEGDEADAVWIPVSAVYTDTSLLGHLAVSLPAAAAVVDNLESLITRVSVFVSADGSVSDEQLRHNLTNVMDPLLVVQVKSKAEYGSALGTQINQLLLIVYALLALAVIIASLGIINTLMLSVAERTRELGVLRAVGLQRREIQWMVQIESLIISIHGAVVGIALGTSAGWAATRVLGSKGMASPEIPWPQIGLMVGASIILGVVAALIPAIKASYTPALEAIER, encoded by the coding sequence ATGCTGCTCACGTTCATCTCGGTGGTGCTCGGCACGGCGTTCATCTCCGGTTCCCTCCTGCTCACGACGGCCCTGGAGAAGTCCTTCGACTCGATCATCGATGCGGGCGTGGAGGGGATCGACGTCGGCCTGGTCGGCAGCCAGACCTCCCCGCAGGGCGTGCCGTTCACGGTGCTCGAGGAGATCTCCTCCTGGCCGGAGGTCCGCGCCGTCAACGTCATCGGCGACGGCCCCGGCACCCCGACCGGCACCCGGGCCGCAGGCGATTCCGGCATCATCGTCATCCTCCCCGACGGCACTCCCCTGCAGGCCGGATCCTCCGGCGCCCACCCGGCGGCGGCCCATCCCCCGGAGAACACGGTCGGCCCGGTCCCGGACATCACCGACGGTGCCGCCCCGGCCACCCCGGAGGAGGTGCTGATCAACTCCTCGGCCGCCGAACGCGCTGGCCTGAACGTCGGCGACGCGATCCAGGTGATCACCCCCGCCGAGCAGGTCACCGTCACCGTCTCCGGCATCTACGACTCCCCGCGGGACATCGCCGGCTGGGTGGGGGTGATGTTCACCCCGGAGCGCTACCTGGAGATGTTCACCCTCAACGACTACGCCTCCCAGGCCGTCATCGCGGCCGCCGAGGACGCCGACCCGATGACGGTGCGCAACCGGATCGGTCAGACCTGGCCGTGGCTGACTCCCCTGCTCCCCGAGCAGATCGCCGAGCGGATGAGCGGCAGCGTGGTCCAGCAGATGGAGTTCGTCCGCTACGTGCTCGTCATCTTCGGCGCCATCGCCCTGCTGGTCGGCGCGTTCAACATCGCCAACACCTTCGCCATGGTGGTCGGCCAGCGCACCCGGGAGTTCGCCCTGCTGCGTTCCATCGGGGTGTCCACCGCCCAGGTCGCGGTGTCGGTCATCGCGGAGGCCGCCCTCGTCGGGCTGGTCGGCTCGGTCGTCGGCATCGCCGTGGCCTTCGCCCTCGTCGCCGCGTTGCTCGGCTACTTCAACACCGGCGCGGGCGAATTGTCCCACATCGACTTCCAGTGGACGTGGCAGGCGGTGACCATCCCGCTGGCCTTCGGTGTCATCATCACCATGGCCGCCGCCGTCGCCCCGGCCCGTCGGGCCGGCATGCTCCCTCCGGTGCAGGCCTTCGATCTTTCCGACGCCCGCTCCTCCCGCGCCCCGCGCCTCACCCTTCTGGCCGCGGGGGTTCTCGGCGGGGTCGGCGCCGTGCCCCTCGCCGCCGCCGCGTTGATCACCACGATCAACGGGATCACCCCGAGCGTGGAGGCCCGGCTGAGCCTCATCGCCGTCGGCGTGGTGGCCATGTTCACCGCGCTCGCCCTCGCCGGCCCGACCCTGGTCACGGCCGCCGGCCTGACCCTCGGAGCCGCGCTGACACTCCCCCTCGGTGCGGTGGGCACCCTGGCGCGCCGGAATTCGGTGCGCAACCCCCGCCGCTCGGCAGCCTCCGCCCTGGCGCTCGCCCTGGGCGTCGGTCTCGTGGCCTGCGTGGGCACCATCGGTTCGACGACGAAGGCCAGTGTGTTCGGCATCGCGGAATCCTCGGTGACCTCGCCCTTCGTCCTCGACAGCCTCGCGGGTTCCTCCCTCCAGGGCCAGCCCGGTTCCACCTCCGGGCTGTCGCTGCCGCCGGAGACCCGGCAGCGGGCGGAGTGGACCACCGGCGTCGAGGACGCCGGCACCCTCATGAACGTGCCCCTGCGGGCGAACAACTGGGACCACCAGACCACGACGGTCCTCGACGCCGACTTCACGCAGTTCATGTCCCTCGGCATCCTCCAGGGCACCGTCGGTGACGCCTCCGAACCCGCGGTGATGATCTCCGCGGAATACGCCGACCAGACCGGACTGCAGGTCGGTGACCTCATTCCGCTGACGGCCTACGAGGGCGACGAGGCGGACGCGGTGTGGATCCCGGTGTCGGCGGTCTACACCGACACCTCCCTGCTCGGCCACCTGGCGGTCAGCCTGCCGGCGGCCGCGGCGGTGGTGGACAACCTGGAGTCGTTGATCACCCGGGTGTCCGTGTTCGTCTCCGCCGACGGCTCGGTCTCCGACGAACAGCTGCGGCACAACCTCACCAACGTCATGGACCCGCTGCTGGTGGTGCAGGTGAAGTCGAAGGCGGAGTACGGCAGCGCCCTGGGCACCCAGATCAACCAGCTGCTGCTCATCGTCTACGCACTGCTGGCCCTGGCGGTGATCATCGCCAGCCTCGGGATCATCAACACCCTCATGCTCTCGGTGGCGGAGCGCACCCGGGAACTGGGTGTGCTGCGGGCGGTGGGGCTGCAGCGCCGGGAGATCCAGTGGATGGTCCAGATCGAGTCGTTGATCATCTCCATCCACGGCGCGGTGGTGGGCATCGCGTTGGGCACCTCCGCCGGGTGGGCGGCGACCCGGGTGCTCGGGTCCAAGGGGATGGCGAGCCCGGAGATCCCGTGGCCCCAGATCGGCCTCATGGTCGGCGCCTCGATCATCCTCGGCGTCGTCGCGGCGCTGATCCCCGCGATCAAGGCGTCCTACACCCCGGCGCTCGAGGCCATCGAGCGCTGA
- a CDS encoding Ppx/GppA phosphatase family protein — MRLGVLDVGSNTVHLVAVDARNGGHPTPMSDWKTTLRLVELVDDDGAIDDKGLRKLTNAVGEAADLANTLGCSEIMPFATSAVRSATNSDAVLDHVEKETGVRLEILSGEDEARLTFLAVRRWYGWSAGRITNLDIGGGSLELSTGSDELPDVAVSLDLGAGRLTHQWFDTDPPERKKINLLRDYIDAELVDPARQMRAYGTAGLAVGTSKTFRTLARLTGAAPSAEGPYVKRTLTAPGLRQLIAFISRMTAADRAELEGISSDRSHQIVAGALVAEASMRALGLEKIEICPWALREGVILRRIDKGLADGRAVETVDAVDQKRTRP, encoded by the coding sequence GTGCGACTAGGTGTATTGGATGTGGGCAGCAACACTGTCCACCTCGTGGCAGTGGATGCCCGCAACGGCGGGCACCCCACCCCCATGAGCGACTGGAAGACGACCCTACGACTGGTGGAGCTCGTCGACGACGACGGCGCCATCGACGACAAGGGGCTACGCAAGCTCACCAACGCCGTCGGCGAGGCAGCCGATCTGGCCAACACCCTCGGGTGTTCCGAGATCATGCCGTTCGCCACCTCGGCCGTCCGCTCCGCCACCAACTCCGACGCCGTCCTCGACCACGTGGAGAAGGAGACCGGCGTCCGCCTGGAGATCCTCTCCGGCGAGGACGAGGCCCGACTCACCTTCCTGGCGGTCCGCCGCTGGTACGGCTGGTCCGCCGGCCGCATCACCAACCTCGACATCGGCGGCGGCTCCCTCGAGCTGTCCACCGGCTCCGACGAGCTTCCCGACGTCGCGGTGTCCCTCGACCTCGGCGCCGGCCGCCTCACCCACCAGTGGTTCGACACCGACCCGCCGGAGCGCAAGAAGATCAACCTCCTGCGCGACTACATCGACGCTGAACTCGTCGACCCCGCCCGGCAGATGCGTGCCTACGGCACCGCCGGCCTGGCGGTGGGCACCTCCAAGACCTTCCGCACTCTCGCCCGCCTCACCGGTGCCGCCCCCAGCGCAGAGGGGCCCTACGTCAAACGCACCCTCACCGCGCCGGGTCTGCGCCAGCTCATCGCCTTCATCTCCCGCATGACGGCTGCCGACCGCGCAGAGCTAGAGGGCATCAGCTCCGACCGCTCGCACCAGATTGTCGCCGGTGCGCTCGTCGCGGAGGCGAGTATGCGTGCCCTCGGGCTGGAGAAGATCGAGATCTGCCCGTGGGCGCTGCGCGAAGGTGTCATCCTCCGACGCATCGACAAGGGACTTGCCGACGGCCGAGCCGTGGAGACCGTAGACGCCGTTGACCAGAAAAGGACGAGACCATGA
- the proC gene encoding pyrroline-5-carboxylate reductase: MTNIAVIGGGKIGEALISGLVNANVDPQSITVTNRRPERGQELREAYGVRDSTDNQQAVEGAGVVFLCVKPKHIVDLLGEISDSLDGNDTATVLVSMAAGIPLASMEDAVVAGTPVIRVMPNTPMLVGRGMNAVAPGRFVTEDQLAEVTELLSSVGEVVPVEESDMDAVTALAGSSPAYFFLVAESLIDAGVSLGLTRDVAEKLVTTSAAGAGQMLADSGSDPATLRANVSSPAGTTVAALRELEESGIRGAFFRATEACAQRSAELGEAVAPPRPGDYEEIPGT; encoded by the coding sequence ATGACCAATATCGCAGTAATCGGAGGCGGGAAGATCGGCGAGGCGCTGATCTCCGGCCTCGTCAACGCCAATGTCGACCCCCAGTCCATCACGGTGACCAACCGTCGCCCGGAGCGTGGCCAGGAGCTGCGCGAGGCGTACGGCGTGCGCGACTCGACGGACAACCAGCAGGCCGTTGAGGGTGCGGGTGTGGTGTTCCTCTGTGTGAAGCCGAAGCACATCGTGGATCTGCTGGGGGAGATCTCCGACTCGCTCGACGGCAACGACACCGCCACGGTGCTGGTGTCCATGGCGGCGGGTATCCCGCTGGCGTCGATGGAGGACGCCGTCGTCGCGGGAACCCCCGTCATCCGCGTGATGCCGAACACCCCCATGCTCGTGGGGCGGGGGATGAACGCGGTGGCGCCGGGTCGTTTCGTCACCGAGGATCAGCTCGCCGAGGTGACGGAGCTGCTCTCCAGCGTGGGTGAGGTCGTCCCGGTGGAGGAGTCTGACATGGATGCGGTGACGGCGCTGGCGGGGTCCTCGCCGGCGTACTTCTTCCTCGTCGCCGAATCGCTTATCGACGCCGGCGTCTCCCTCGGCCTCACCCGCGACGTCGCCGAGAAGCTCGTCACCACCTCCGCCGCCGGTGCCGGCCAGATGCTCGCCGACTCCGGTTCGGATCCGGCGACGCTGCGCGCCAACGTGTCCTCTCCGGCGGGCACGACCGTCGCCGCCCTTCGTGAGCTGGAGGAATCCGGTATCCGCGGGGCATTCTTCCGGGCGACCGAGGCCTGTGCGCAGCGTTCCGCGGAGCTCGGTGAGGCCGTCGCGCCACCCCGCCCGGGGGACTACGAAGAAATTCCCGGCACTTAA